From Carya illinoinensis cultivar Pawnee chromosome 5, C.illinoinensisPawnee_v1, whole genome shotgun sequence, one genomic window encodes:
- the LOC122309825 gene encoding BTB/POZ domain-containing protein At1g63850-like, which produces MVVSGLKKRQRVAPTSTSSVFFNDPSTADVILRLFITPSQFEPSATSPDSDDTSSNHEYDDVQIHLHSHILHRSQYFSALLSDRWQPTHNLKNNSSNLKPLNLNLGVPSSSGSLQSHLTVLQLLYSSDFSGSIDSASTALDLLPVALELLFEDCVKSCVQFLEVVPWTEDEEKRVLNIIPFLKEEESRELLARILPGRNDSCDEMLQGLVLSAIHNYPNMAFVKAFVAKVLRDFSSMESARRVLESAFETSLKVVKESLEEYSSPDFRGDHNETEAIQRLNLHTAMTNGRHLLWLVERMIELRVADTAVKEWSDQAAFTADLQRAFRDDAWRNIVPGLPAVVLRCTSKLANAVAAGNILATRQVRKKLVKDWLPVLIACKDNVSPMSPSNKSLYLELEETFLRIISTLPMSDAQELLQQCLSFSTRNVEDCPHLFTAFNTWFRRAARPPGTGTDGLC; this is translated from the exons ATGGTAGTTTCCGGGCTAAAGAAACGGCAGCGGGTGGCCCCCACCTCCACCTCATCAGTATTCTTTAACGATCCGTCCACCGCAGACGTCATTCTCCGCCTCTTCATTACACCCTCCCAATTCGAACCCTCCGCCACGAGTCCAGATTCCGACGACACCTCTTCCAACCACGAATACGACGACGTTCAGATCCACCTCCACTCACACATCCTCCACCGCTCCCAATACTTCTCCGCCCTCTTATCCGACAGATGGCAGCCAACCCACAACCTTAAGAACAACAGTTCCAATCTCAAACCCTTAAATCTCAACCTTGGGGTCCCTTCCTCCTCTGGGTCCCTCCAGTCCCACCTCACCGTTCTCCAACTCCTCTACAGTTCCGATTTCTCCGGTTCCATCGATAGCGCTTCCACCGCCCTCGATCTCCTCCCCGTCGCCCTCGAGCTCCTCTTCGAGGACTGCGTCAAGTCCTGCGTCCAGTTCCTCGAGGTTGTGCCATGGACCGAGGACGAAGAGAAGCGAGTTTTAAATATAATCCCATTTCTGAAGGAGGAAGAGAGCAGGGAACTCCTTGCTAGGATCTTGCCCGGTCGGAACGATTCGTGCGACGAAATGTTGCAAGGCCTGGTGTTGTCCGCCATTCACAATTATCCGAACATGGCGTTCGTGAAGGCCTTCGTGGCGAAGGTTCTGAGGGATTTCTCGTCGATGGAATCGGCCAGGAGGGTATTGGAAAGTGCGTTCGAGACGAGCTTGAAGGTCGTGAAGGAGTCTCTGGAGGAGTACTCGAGCCCGGACTTCAGAGGGGATCATAACGAGACCGAGGCGATTCAGAGGCTCAATCTGCACACGGCGATGACGAACGGCAGACATTTGCTGTGGTTGGTGGAGAGGATGATCGAACTGAGGGTGGCCGATACAGCGGTCAAGGAGTGGAGCGACCAGGCGGCTTTCACGGCCGATTTGCAGAGGGCGTTTCGGGACGATGCGTGGAGGAATATCGTGCCAGGGTTACCGGCTGTTGTGCTGAGATGCACCTCTAAGCTTGCTAATGCTGTCGCTGCGGGCAACATTTTGGCCACCAGACAG gttAGAAAGAAGCTTGTGAAAGATTGGCTTCCTGTTCTTATCGCGTGCAAGGACAACGTGTCGCCCATGTCGCCTAGTAACAAATCACTGTACCTCGAATTGGAAGAGACATTTCTGAGAATAATCTCCACACTGCCCATGTCAGATGCGCAGGAATTGTTACAGCAGTGCCTCAGCTTTTCGACACGAAATGTTGAAGATTGCCCTCACTTGTTCACAGCATTCAACACCTGGTTCCGCCGGGCGGCTCGACCTCCAGGAACAGGAACAGACGGCCTCTGTTAG
- the LOC122309826 gene encoding uncharacterized protein At1g01500-like isoform X1, with the protein MENSYETSNGNGLTDNGHMVTRNSSCKPCVKVSLPWFDLRVFYVRVSKCEIDDSTPEYLTLNHVPLNRHTLLEVNGVRTSIYSDGVSTLLRRDRLDKKSEEATFVSTDSIRMTGSVKFEVFDQDLLLLSGVLELRTSNGFFSESNNQGQEWSMNCESDVTVGTGFFKGKQVLGPELASPIIEVYIAGSCLGTPIILTKTLQLGHRKKHVRKGRLDAIPEYEAAEGQKDDPSRLALQVPLCQSKFVSEFPYDKPESEDDYNNRYSGTAYFEGDDGELSWFNAGVRVGVGIGLSICLGVGIGVGLLARTYQGTTRNFRRRLP; encoded by the exons ATGGAGAATTCTTATGAGACGTCTAATGGGAATGGGCTGACTGACAATGGCCACATGGTCACGAGGAACTCTTCTTGTAAACCCTGCGTAAAGGTTTCTCTACCTTGGTTTGATTTGAGAGTTTTTTATGTTCGAGTTAGCAAATGTGAGATTGATGATTCCACTCCTGAGTACCTCACACTAAACCATGTTCCACTCAACCGTCATACACTTCTTGAAGTCAATGGTGTTAGAACAAGCATATATTCTGATGGGGTGTCAACCCTTCTTAGAAGGGATCGATTGGATAAAAAGTCTGAAGAAGCTACTTTTGTGAGCACTGATAGTATCAGGATGACAGGAAGTGTGAAATTTGAGGTCTTTGATCAAGATCTTCTCTTGTTATCTGGGGTTTTGGAATTGCGTACTAGTAATGGTTTTTTCAGCGAATCAAATAATCAGGGCCAGGAATGGAGCATGAATTGTGAATCTGACGTGACTGTGGGTACTGGTTTCTTTAAGGGAAAGCAAGTGTTGGGGCCAGAATTGGCTTCACCTATAATTGAGGTCTACATTGCAGGGTCCTGTTTGGGCACTCCAATTATCTTAACAAAAACTCTGCAACTGGGTCATCGAAAAAAGCATGTGAGGAAGGGCAGGTTGGATGCAATACCCGAGTATGAGGCAGCTGAAGGACAGAAAGATGATCCTTCCAGGCTTGCTTTGCAGGTACCCCTTTGCCAATCTAAATTT GTGTCAGAATTTCCTTACGACAAACCAGAAAGCGAAGATGATTACAACAACCGGTACTCTGGGACAGCATATTTTGAAGGTGATGATGGAGAGCTTTCATGGTTCAATGCTGGTGTAAGAGTGGGTGTTGGGATTGGCCTTAGCATTTGTCTTGGAGTTGGAATTGGAGTGGGCTTGCTGGCCCGAACCTACCAAGGCACCACCCGCAACTTTCGGAGGCGGCTACCGTAA
- the LOC122309826 gene encoding uncharacterized protein At1g01500-like isoform X2, whose amino-acid sequence MENSYETSNGNGLTDNGHMVTRNSSCKPCVKVSLPWFDLRVFYVRVSKCEIDDSTPEYLTLNHVPLNRHTLLEVNGVRTSIYSDGVSTLLRRDRLDKKSEEATFVSTDSIRMTGSVKFEVFDQDLLLLSGVLELRTSNGFFSESNNQGQEWSMNCESDVTVGTGFFKGKQVLGPELASPIIEVYIAGSCLGTPIILTKTLQLGHRKKHVRKGRLDAIPEYEAAEGQKDDPSRLALQVSEFPYDKPESEDDYNNRYSGTAYFEGDDGELSWFNAGVRVGVGIGLSICLGVGIGVGLLARTYQGTTRNFRRRLP is encoded by the exons ATGGAGAATTCTTATGAGACGTCTAATGGGAATGGGCTGACTGACAATGGCCACATGGTCACGAGGAACTCTTCTTGTAAACCCTGCGTAAAGGTTTCTCTACCTTGGTTTGATTTGAGAGTTTTTTATGTTCGAGTTAGCAAATGTGAGATTGATGATTCCACTCCTGAGTACCTCACACTAAACCATGTTCCACTCAACCGTCATACACTTCTTGAAGTCAATGGTGTTAGAACAAGCATATATTCTGATGGGGTGTCAACCCTTCTTAGAAGGGATCGATTGGATAAAAAGTCTGAAGAAGCTACTTTTGTGAGCACTGATAGTATCAGGATGACAGGAAGTGTGAAATTTGAGGTCTTTGATCAAGATCTTCTCTTGTTATCTGGGGTTTTGGAATTGCGTACTAGTAATGGTTTTTTCAGCGAATCAAATAATCAGGGCCAGGAATGGAGCATGAATTGTGAATCTGACGTGACTGTGGGTACTGGTTTCTTTAAGGGAAAGCAAGTGTTGGGGCCAGAATTGGCTTCACCTATAATTGAGGTCTACATTGCAGGGTCCTGTTTGGGCACTCCAATTATCTTAACAAAAACTCTGCAACTGGGTCATCGAAAAAAGCATGTGAGGAAGGGCAGGTTGGATGCAATACCCGAGTATGAGGCAGCTGAAGGACAGAAAGATGATCCTTCCAGGCTTGCTTTGCAG GTGTCAGAATTTCCTTACGACAAACCAGAAAGCGAAGATGATTACAACAACCGGTACTCTGGGACAGCATATTTTGAAGGTGATGATGGAGAGCTTTCATGGTTCAATGCTGGTGTAAGAGTGGGTGTTGGGATTGGCCTTAGCATTTGTCTTGGAGTTGGAATTGGAGTGGGCTTGCTGGCCCGAACCTACCAAGGCACCACCCGCAACTTTCGGAGGCGGCTACCGTAA
- the LOC122309827 gene encoding protein NONRESPONDING TO OXYLIPINS 2, mitochondrial isoform X2, with protein MATFCRSALAPGSRSLVARSKTLTQKSISPKAIPSPAVSSSTRAVPRASRIVSVLGGVESMMPLHSAIASARLKSILAVDSSCWSCLSQELAVPR; from the exons ATGGCTACGTTCTGCAGATCAGCTCTAGCGCCTGGTTCCAGGTCCCTTGTTGCTCGTTCCAAAACCCTAACGCAAAAATCCATAAGCCCGAAAGCAATACCCTCGCCCGCGGTTTCTTCATCGACTAGAGCCGTCCCTCGCGCTTCAAG GATTGTTTCGGTGTTGGGGGGCGTTGAGTCAATGATGCCACTTCATAGCGCCATTGCTTCTGCTCGGCTCAAATCCATACTTGCCGTCGATTCCTCCTGCTGGAGCTGTCTCTCTCAAG AACTTGCAGTTCCTCGGTGA
- the LOC122309827 gene encoding protein NONRESPONDING TO OXYLIPINS 2, mitochondrial isoform X1 encodes MATFCRSALAPGSRSLVARSKTLTQKSISPKAIPSPAVSSSTRAVPRASRIVSVLGGVESMMPLHSAIASARLKSILAVDSSCWSCLSQGFAMPL; translated from the exons ATGGCTACGTTCTGCAGATCAGCTCTAGCGCCTGGTTCCAGGTCCCTTGTTGCTCGTTCCAAAACCCTAACGCAAAAATCCATAAGCCCGAAAGCAATACCCTCGCCCGCGGTTTCTTCATCGACTAGAGCCGTCCCTCGCGCTTCAAG GATTGTTTCGGTGTTGGGGGGCGTTGAGTCAATGATGCCACTTCATAGCGCCATTGCTTCTGCTCGGCTCAAATCCATACTTGCCGTCGATTCCTCCTGCTGGAGCTGTCTCTCTCAAG GGTTTGCAATGCCATTGTGA